A genomic segment from Lujinxingia sediminis encodes:
- a CDS encoding class I SAM-dependent methyltransferase, with product MGRKDNQSYYDEFAAWYERERHDGYHRLIDDLEVDLVSRYGRGKDVLEVGCGTGLILERVAKVARKAVGIDLSPGMLEQARARGLEVGEGCATELPFDDATFDVVYSFKVLAHVQDIRKAVAEAARVVRPGGVLLLEFYNPRSIRYLAKSLGGPQKISEATRESAVYTRWDDPETVTSYLPQGVELMEWAGVRVFTPAAFVHKLPVVGSALRKLEFVARDSPLSRYGGFLVAVARRQELSADDISFRNAEAIG from the coding sequence ATGGGCCGCAAAGACAACCAGAGCTACTACGACGAATTCGCCGCCTGGTACGAGCGTGAGCGCCACGACGGCTATCACCGCCTTATCGACGATCTGGAGGTCGACCTTGTGAGCCGTTACGGCCGCGGCAAAGACGTGCTCGAGGTCGGATGCGGAACCGGGCTGATTCTGGAGCGCGTGGCTAAGGTTGCGCGCAAGGCCGTTGGTATCGATTTAAGCCCCGGGATGCTCGAACAGGCCCGCGCGCGCGGTCTGGAGGTTGGCGAGGGCTGCGCCACTGAGCTTCCTTTCGACGATGCCACCTTCGATGTCGTTTACAGTTTTAAGGTGCTCGCCCACGTCCAGGACATCCGTAAGGCTGTCGCCGAGGCCGCCCGTGTGGTGCGTCCCGGCGGCGTGCTCCTGCTAGAGTTCTACAACCCGCGCAGCATCCGCTACCTGGCCAAGTCCCTCGGTGGTCCCCAGAAGATCTCGGAGGCCACCCGGGAATCGGCCGTCTACACGCGCTGGGACGACCCCGAGACGGTGACCTCTTACCTGCCGCAGGGCGTTGAACTGATGGAATGGGCCGGGGTGCGCGTGTTCACACCTGCGGCGTTTGTGCATAAACTTCCCGTGGTCGGCTCAGCGCTGCGCAAACTTGAGTTTGTGGCGCGCGATAGCCCCCTGAGCCGCTATGGCGGCTTTCTGGTAGCGGTGGCCCGACGTCAGGAGCTGAGCGCCGACGACATTTCCTTTCGCAACGCCGAGGCGATCGGCTAA
- a CDS encoding AAA family ATPase, producing the protein MKTLYKEPLFSADGQLRMERFTPESAEIFAALLAHLEAIGRRMFLPIDLLLVLIDAGDVELARTVASGADAALSYADVLPRLRVLARELDEDAAGQARMERSCFSRGFTRILEEAWELALGRGGAAIAVADLSRALTWRAEAVESASIRWAIRRLGEGKGDELFDDRGMLRLSLFDDASRGMLEGAMTIATSHGSSFLGTPHLIAMLASVRDSVLWRSAMARGLEPARLREELLRLIGTKPDALPDFLIGRKTLTPRMIRMLQIARSEAGESVSEHDLVVAFLADGGSSLELVQALGLEHDIRQALGEPRVLAGAEPVEAAVRFAARRPSSPTLDMLGRDLTREAVEGRLPEIVGRERELERVFNVLMRREQRNPLLTGEAGVGKTALATALAQAIATGRAPSRLAGHRVIELNGANLMSGTSYRGDLEARITTLLEEASRDVILFIDEAHAVFSPRSGSNTPAEVPNHFKSALASGTIAVVGATTEEEYRRWFEQDPALKRRFERVEVAEPDAPMVRHILNALVPHLQDDYRVTIAGEAVDAAIELSTRYIPEQRLPDKAKKVLMDAAIAGARQGEKTEEGAAVVDRRAVAEQIHVKTGVPTERLLRGEVSWWVGLEERLAEAIVGQEAAVSMMARALVVSRLKHGDRRRPLATLAFVGPAGVGKATAARAMAREIFGDERAFLRVDLSDFQEAHALSRLIGSPPGYVGYEDADMLVTPLRRRPSSVVLLDDFDKAHPRIQDRLLRMMEEGELVDTRGHSADATNAIFVLSFCAQATPSQPIGFGAHQPGRLDGVDAELATRIEARVDALVAFRELSGDGAAGARQLLTRLLEQFCKHAECEYGLRVQLDAALHEVLERRVSAIGNARAIEALVDEVVYRPLTELLLRGHKQGDVTLSWDASQGRATPGIKNA; encoded by the coding sequence ATGAAGACCCTCTACAAAGAGCCGCTCTTTAGCGCTGACGGCCAGCTCCGCATGGAGCGTTTTACGCCGGAGTCAGCCGAGATCTTCGCCGCGCTGCTCGCGCATCTCGAGGCGATTGGTCGGCGAATGTTTCTGCCGATCGATCTGCTTCTCGTGCTGATCGACGCCGGAGATGTTGAACTGGCCCGAACCGTGGCTTCCGGGGCAGATGCTGCGTTGAGCTATGCCGATGTGCTCCCACGTCTGCGCGTTCTCGCACGTGAGCTCGACGAAGACGCCGCTGGCCAGGCTCGCATGGAGCGCTCCTGTTTCTCGCGCGGTTTTACGCGGATCCTTGAAGAAGCCTGGGAGCTTGCGCTGGGACGTGGCGGTGCCGCGATCGCGGTGGCTGACCTCTCCCGAGCGCTAACCTGGCGCGCCGAGGCAGTTGAGTCCGCCTCCATTCGATGGGCCATTCGACGGCTTGGCGAGGGCAAGGGCGATGAGCTTTTCGACGATCGCGGCATGCTTCGTTTAAGCCTCTTCGACGATGCGTCTCGCGGGATGTTGGAAGGCGCAATGACGATCGCGACCTCCCACGGAAGCTCCTTTCTCGGCACCCCCCACCTGATCGCCATGCTTGCCTCGGTACGCGACTCGGTACTCTGGCGCTCGGCGATGGCGCGAGGGCTGGAACCGGCGCGTCTGCGTGAGGAGCTGCTACGCCTGATCGGCACCAAGCCCGATGCGTTGCCCGACTTTTTGATCGGCCGCAAGACCTTGACGCCACGCATGATCCGCATGTTGCAGATCGCGCGCAGTGAGGCTGGCGAGAGCGTCAGTGAACATGATCTGGTGGTGGCTTTTCTTGCCGACGGAGGCTCGTCGCTGGAGCTGGTTCAGGCACTGGGGCTCGAGCATGATATCCGCCAGGCGCTGGGCGAGCCGAGAGTGCTGGCCGGTGCCGAGCCGGTGGAAGCTGCGGTGCGCTTTGCCGCGCGACGCCCCTCATCGCCTACCCTCGATATGCTCGGCCGCGACCTCACGCGGGAGGCCGTCGAAGGTAGACTGCCCGAGATTGTGGGGCGTGAGCGGGAGCTTGAGCGCGTCTTTAACGTCTTGATGCGCCGCGAGCAGCGCAACCCCTTGCTCACCGGTGAGGCCGGCGTCGGGAAGACCGCGCTGGCCACCGCACTCGCTCAGGCCATTGCGACCGGGAGGGCGCCGAGTCGGCTGGCCGGCCACCGCGTCATTGAGCTCAACGGTGCAAATCTGATGAGCGGCACGAGCTACCGCGGTGACCTCGAGGCTCGTATTACCACGCTGCTTGAAGAAGCCAGCCGAGACGTGATTCTCTTCATCGATGAAGCGCATGCCGTCTTCTCGCCTCGCTCCGGAAGTAACACACCGGCGGAGGTACCCAACCACTTTAAGAGCGCTCTGGCCAGTGGCACCATTGCGGTGGTCGGGGCCACCACGGAAGAAGAGTACCGCCGCTGGTTCGAGCAAGACCCCGCGCTGAAGCGGCGTTTTGAACGGGTGGAGGTGGCCGAGCCCGATGCCCCGATGGTGCGGCATATTCTCAACGCGCTGGTGCCCCATCTTCAGGACGATTACCGGGTGACCATCGCCGGGGAGGCCGTGGATGCCGCCATCGAATTGTCGACGCGCTACATCCCCGAGCAGCGCCTGCCTGACAAAGCCAAGAAAGTGTTGATGGACGCCGCCATCGCCGGCGCTCGTCAGGGTGAGAAGACCGAGGAAGGAGCCGCTGTCGTGGATCGTCGCGCCGTCGCCGAACAGATCCACGTGAAGACCGGAGTGCCCACCGAACGTCTTCTGCGCGGGGAAGTCTCCTGGTGGGTCGGGCTGGAAGAGCGCCTCGCTGAGGCCATTGTCGGTCAGGAGGCGGCCGTCTCGATGATGGCGCGCGCGCTGGTGGTCAGCCGTCTCAAACACGGAGACAGACGTCGGCCCCTGGCGACGCTGGCCTTCGTCGGACCTGCGGGAGTGGGCAAAGCGACGGCGGCTCGCGCGATGGCCCGTGAGATCTTCGGCGATGAACGCGCGTTTTTGCGCGTTGACCTCAGTGATTTTCAGGAGGCCCACGCTCTCAGCCGTCTTATCGGCTCACCGCCTGGCTATGTCGGCTACGAAGACGCCGATATGCTCGTGACTCCGCTTCGCCGCAGGCCCAGCAGCGTCGTGCTCCTCGATGACTTCGACAAGGCTCACCCACGCATTCAGGACCGGTTATTGCGCATGATGGAAGAGGGCGAGCTGGTCGATACCCGCGGGCACAGCGCCGATGCGACCAACGCCATCTTTGTGCTCAGCTTTTGTGCGCAGGCAACGCCCTCACAGCCCATCGGGTTTGGCGCTCACCAGCCCGGTCGGCTTGATGGCGTGGACGCGGAGCTCGCCACTCGGATTGAAGCGCGCGTGGATGCGCTGGTGGCCTTCCGGGAACTCTCAGGCGACGGGGCCGCAGGTGCTCGCCAGTTGCTCACGCGCCTGCTCGAGCAGTTCTGCAAGCATGCCGAGTGCGAGTATGGGCTTCGGGTGCAACTTGACGCTGCCCTGCATGAGGTTCTGGAGCGTCGGGTCAGCGCGATCGGTAACGCCCGGGCCATTGAGGCGCTGGTCGATGAGGTGGTCTACC